In Ornithodoros turicata isolate Travis unplaced genomic scaffold, ASM3712646v1 ctg00000916.1, whole genome shotgun sequence, a genomic segment contains:
- the LOC135375686 gene encoding sodium-dependent dopamine transporter-like, translated as MDTYSAGLSLIFIGFCEVTAVMWIYGVNNFSEDISFMVGSTPSLLMRICWAYVIPGVLFVLTFHGFFHAIPITYNNTDPYPEYANIFGWCIAALSMVQIPLWAIVALYNRRNNLKSAFLPTEDWGPRDPQDFREYRALRWPLEKPPSQSPPAPSPTKVLNVPHDAPAVPHNAPDAPHNAPDAPHNAPDATHNKP; from the exons ATGGACACTTACAGCGCAGGCCTCTCTCTCATATTTATCGGGTTTTGCGAAGTCACAGCTGTTATGTGGATTTACG GCGTGAACAACTTTTCAGAAGACATAAGCTTCATGGTCGGATCGACTCCATCTTTGCTCATGAGGATTTGCTGGGCTTACGTCATTCCAGGTGTTCTATTC GTGCTAACATTCCACGGCTTTTTCCACGCCATCCCGATAACATACAACAACACGGATCCTTACCCAGAATACGCAAACATCTTCGGCTGGTGCATCGCTGCTTTGTCTATGGTGCAAATTCCTCTTTGGGCTATCGTGGCTCTATATAACCGGCGAAAT AATCTCAAAAGCGCATTTCTACCAACTGAAGACTGGGGACCAAGAGATCCACAAGATTTTCGCGAATACCGTGCACTACGGTGGCCCCTCGAGAAGCCACCTTCACAAAGCCCTCCGGCCCCAAGCCCGACTAAAGTGTTGAATGTCCCTCATGATGCCCCGGCTGTCCCTCATAATGCCCCGGATGCGCCTCATAATGCCCCGGATGCGCCTCATAACGCCCCGGATGCCACTCATAACAAACCGTGA